The sequence below is a genomic window from Clostridium sp. BJN0001.
TCTATCATATGCACCATCTAAGGCAAATCCAAGACATTCTTTTAAAATCATAGCATTGCTCATTCCATGAGGCACATGAAATAAAGCTCCAATAGGACGGCTCATTCCATGTACAATAGTTACGCTAGAATTATTAATACAAACTCCTGCTTCAAATGCAGCAATTGCCATCTGTTCGCGTGCCTTTGCATCATATCCATTTTTATAAGCTATAGGCAGATATTTCATTATTCTTTTTACTGCAGAAATCGCATATATATCAGTCAATTCAAATGCTTTTCGAGAAGTATATGCTTCTAATGCATGGGTTAAAGCGTCTAATCCTGTTGATGCAGTAACGCTTTTTGGCATATCCACAGTAAAATCAAAATCAATAATCGCAATATCTGGGACTAAAGAATTTCCTTTTAAAAGCATTTTAATATCTTTTTCTTTATCTGTTATAACTGTAAATTTTGTAGCTTCTGAACCAGTTCCAGATGTAGTTGGTATTGCAACAATAGGAATCATATTTCCTATAATCTCTTTTCCATTATAATCAGATATTTTTCCACCATTTGCTACTAATGCTGCAATTGCTTTGGCTGAATCAAGAGGACTACCCCCACCTATACCAATACAAAACTGACATGAATTTTTTTTGTAAAGTGAAGCTCCTTCTTCTATCATTGTATCAATTGGTTCGCCAATAATTTCATCAAATACATAATAAGAAATATTTTCTTCTTCTAGTACTTTTTTTAATTGATTCATCATTGGAGATTTTCCAACATGCTTTCCTGTAACTATAAAAGCTTTATTTCCTAAATTTTTAAAATATGCTTTTGCTTCTTCTATTGCATTTTTTCCTATTATTACATGTGACGGTATTGAAAAATGAGACATACACATCTCTCCTTACATTATTATAT
It includes:
- a CDS encoding iron-containing alcohol dehydrogenase yields the protein MSHFSIPSHVIIGKNAIEEAKAYFKNLGNKAFIVTGKHVGKSPMMNQLKKVLEEENISYYVFDEIIGEPIDTMIEEGASLYKKNSCQFCIGIGGGSPLDSAKAIAALVANGGKISDYNGKEIIGNMIPIVAIPTTSGTGSEATKFTVITDKEKDIKMLLKGNSLVPDIAIIDFDFTVDMPKSVTASTGLDALTHALEAYTSRKAFELTDIYAISAVKRIMKYLPIAYKNGYDAKAREQMAIAAFEAGVCINNSSVTIVHGMSRPIGALFHVPHGMSNAMILKECLGFALDGAYDRFASLARAIKISGKDDSDKEAAEKLILKVEELCKICKIPSLREYGIEEDKFIKYIPKMAEDAILSGSPANTIKTITKEDCINIYKKIYFS